In one window of Polaromonas naphthalenivorans CJ2 DNA:
- a CDS encoding FmdB family zinc ribbon protein: MPIYAYKCESCGFAKDVLQKMSDTPLSVCPQCGVSSFKKQLTAAGFQLKGSGWYVTDFRGGNNAAPAAKSADTPTAAPAASKSTDTTSASAGASTAASPAPAAAPSSSKSTSGDASTKSS; encoded by the coding sequence ATGCCTATCTATGCTTACAAATGCGAATCCTGCGGATTTGCCAAGGACGTCCTGCAAAAAATGTCGGATACACCCTTGTCGGTATGCCCGCAATGCGGCGTATCCAGCTTCAAGAAGCAGTTGACCGCCGCTGGTTTTCAGCTCAAGGGTTCGGGCTGGTATGTGACTGATTTTCGCGGCGGCAACAACGCCGCGCCAGCCGCCAAGTCGGCCGATACCCCGACAGCTGCACCGGCCGCAAGCAAGTCCACCGACACCACTTCCGCGTCGGCAGGCGCCTCGACCGCAGCAAGCCCTGCGCCAGCTGCAGCACCGTCCAGCAGCAAGAGCACCAGCGGCGACGCTTCCACCAAATCCTCATGA
- a CDS encoding DUF502 domain-containing protein gives MSSIRRWLLAGLLVLVPVAITLAVLNWIVGTLDQTLQILPVAWHPDRLLGFHLPGFGVLLTLGIVLVIGALASNFLGKKLLLVGNALLRRIPIVRSIYSSVKQVSDTLFSENGNAFRKALLVQWPREGVWTIGFLTGFPGGDVVNHLPADYLSVYVPTTPNPTGGYFVMLKKTECIELKMSVDEALTYVISMGVVVPVARPTPPLNPPL, from the coding sequence ATGAGCTCGATTCGCCGGTGGCTGCTGGCAGGTCTTCTGGTGCTGGTGCCCGTGGCCATCACCCTGGCAGTGCTCAACTGGATTGTGGGAACGCTGGACCAGACCCTGCAGATACTTCCCGTTGCCTGGCACCCCGACCGGCTGCTGGGTTTTCATCTTCCCGGTTTTGGCGTGCTGCTGACGCTTGGCATCGTGTTGGTGATAGGCGCGCTTGCCAGCAACTTTCTGGGCAAGAAGCTGCTCCTGGTCGGCAATGCCCTGCTGCGCCGGATTCCGATTGTCCGGTCGATTTATTCAAGCGTGAAGCAGGTTTCCGATACGTTGTTTTCCGAGAACGGCAATGCCTTTCGCAAGGCATTGCTGGTGCAATGGCCGCGCGAGGGTGTCTGGACCATTGGTTTCCTCACGGGCTTTCCGGGCGGCGATGTGGTCAACCACCTACCGGCTGACTACCTCAGCGTCTATGTTCCGACAACGCCCAATCCCACGGGCGGCTATTTCGTCATGCTCAAGAAAACTGAATGCATTGAGTTGAAGATGAGTGTCGATGAGGCACTGACCTACGTGATCTCCATGGGCGTGGTGGTTCCCGTGGCACGTCCCACCCCACCGCTGAATCCCCCCCTGTAA
- the aspS gene encoding aspartate--tRNA ligase, whose translation MRSNYCGLVTESLMGQTVSLCGWVNRRRDHGGVIFIDLRDREGYVQVVCDPDRAEMFGIAEDVRNEFCVQVKGIVRARPEGTANASLKSGQVEVLCHELIVLNASVTPPFQLDDDNLSETTRLTHRVLDLRRPYMQNNLMLRYRVAMETRKFLDANGFIDIETPMLTKSTPEGARDYLVPSRVNEGQFFALPQSPQLFKQLLMVAGFDRYYQITKCFRDEDLRADRQPEFTQIDIETSFMGEQEIRDMFQGMISNMFKTVLNTDLGEFPVMAYADAMHRYGSDKPDLRVNLEFTELTDVMADVDFKVFSAPATTPGGRVVALRVPGGAEISRSEIDAYTEFVKIYGAKGLAWIKVNDVSKGREGLQSPIVKNIHDAAVAEILKRTGAQNGDILFFGADKSKVVNDSIGALRLKVGHSVFGKKSGLFTKGWKPLWVVDFPMFEYDEDGKRWSAVHHPFTAPKDGHEDWMDTDPGRCIAKAYDMVLNGWELGGGSVRIHRADVQSKVFSALNIGPEEAQLKFGFLLDALQYGAPPHGGLAFGLDRIVTMMTGAESIRDVIAFPKTQRAQCLLTHAPSPVDEKQLRELHIRLRNPLPI comes from the coding sequence ATGCGTTCCAACTATTGCGGTCTGGTGACCGAGAGCCTGATGGGCCAGACGGTCAGCCTGTGCGGCTGGGTCAACCGCCGGCGCGACCATGGCGGCGTGATCTTCATCGACCTGCGCGACCGCGAAGGTTATGTGCAGGTGGTGTGCGACCCGGACCGGGCCGAGATGTTCGGCATCGCCGAAGACGTGCGCAACGAGTTCTGCGTTCAGGTCAAGGGCATTGTGCGCGCCCGTCCTGAAGGCACGGCCAACGCCAGCCTGAAAAGCGGCCAGGTCGAGGTGCTGTGCCATGAGCTGATCGTGCTGAATGCCAGCGTCACGCCACCGTTTCAGCTCGACGACGACAACCTGTCGGAAACCACGCGCCTGACGCACCGGGTGCTGGACCTGCGCCGCCCCTACATGCAGAACAACCTGATGCTGCGCTACCGCGTGGCGATGGAAACGCGCAAGTTCCTCGATGCCAACGGTTTCATCGACATCGAAACCCCCATGCTGACCAAGAGCACGCCCGAAGGCGCGCGTGATTACCTGGTGCCCAGCCGTGTCAACGAAGGCCAGTTTTTCGCCCTGCCGCAAAGCCCGCAGCTGTTCAAGCAGTTGCTGATGGTGGCCGGTTTTGACCGCTACTACCAGATCACCAAGTGCTTTCGCGACGAAGACCTGCGCGCCGACCGCCAGCCCGAATTCACGCAGATCGATATTGAAACATCCTTCATGGGCGAGCAGGAAATCCGCGACATGTTCCAGGGCATGATCAGCAACATGTTCAAGACGGTGCTGAACACCGACCTGGGCGAATTTCCGGTCATGGCCTATGCCGATGCGATGCACCGCTACGGCTCGGACAAGCCCGATTTGCGCGTCAACCTCGAATTCACTGAACTGACCGATGTGATGGCCGATGTGGACTTCAAGGTCTTCAGCGCGCCGGCGACTACTCCCGGTGGCCGCGTGGTGGCCCTGCGCGTGCCCGGCGGCGCTGAAATCAGCCGCAGCGAAATTGATGCCTACACCGAATTCGTCAAGATTTACGGCGCCAAGGGCCTGGCCTGGATCAAGGTCAACGACGTTAGCAAGGGCCGTGAAGGCTTGCAAAGCCCCATCGTCAAGAACATTCACGATGCGGCGGTGGCTGAAATCCTCAAGCGCACCGGTGCGCAAAACGGCGACATCCTTTTCTTTGGCGCCGACAAGTCCAAGGTGGTCAACGACAGCATCGGGGCCTTGCGCTTGAAGGTCGGCCACAGCGTCTTCGGCAAAAAGTCCGGTTTGTTCACCAAGGGCTGGAAGCCGCTGTGGGTGGTTGATTTCCCGATGTTCGAATATGACGAAGACGGCAAGCGCTGGAGCGCGGTGCATCACCCCTTCACAGCCCCGAAAGACGGCCATGAAGACTGGATGGACACCGACCCGGGGCGCTGCATCGCCAAGGCCTATGACATGGTGCTCAACGGCTGGGAACTGGGCGGCGGCTCGGTGCGTATCCATCGCGCCGACGTGCAAAGCAAGGTGTTCAGTGCGCTGAACATTGGCCCGGAAGAGGCCCAGCTGAAGTTCGGCTTCCTGCTCGATGCGCTGCAGTATGGCGCGCCGCCGCACGGTGGTCTGGCCTTTGGCCTGGACCGCATCGTGACCATGATGACCGGCGCCGAGTCGATCCGCGACGTGATTGCCTTCCCCAAGACCCAGCGCGCGCAATGCCTGCTGACCCATGCGCCGAGTCCGGTGGATGAGAAACAGTTGCGCGAGTTGCATATCCGCCTGCGCAATCCGCTTCCGATCTGA
- a CDS encoding universal stress protein, which yields MYQRILVATDGSDLSRTAVNSAIELAAAIGAELVALYVVPRYPVSYFEGGITISVEDIARTEKQWNDKGQAVVDSVRQEAEARGVKAQAVVSQSDLVAESIMATAKKHNCDLVVMASHGRKGIKRVLLGSETQHVLTHSTVPVLVLR from the coding sequence ATGTACCAGCGAATTCTTGTAGCGACTGACGGCTCTGATCTTTCAAGGACCGCTGTGAACAGTGCCATTGAACTGGCGGCGGCCATAGGTGCGGAACTGGTAGCGCTGTATGTCGTGCCGCGCTACCCTGTCAGCTATTTTGAAGGCGGCATCACGATTTCGGTTGAGGATATTGCCCGTACCGAAAAGCAGTGGAACGACAAGGGCCAGGCTGTAGTGGACTCGGTACGGCAGGAAGCCGAAGCCCGGGGCGTCAAGGCCCAGGCGGTTGTTTCGCAGTCTGACCTGGTCGCGGAATCCATCATGGCTACCGCCAAAAAACACAATTGCGACCTCGTCGTCATGGCGTCGCATGGCCGAAAAGGCATCAAACGGGTGCTGCTAGGCAGTGAAACCCAGCATGTACTGACACACAGCACCGTGCCTGTGCTGGTGCTGCGCTAA
- a CDS encoding sensor histidine kinase, producing the protein MKNRFNFDVKSKALTRVGGRAACRQICGLQPSAQAFAVDGAVGLTEAARLLEERRAFAVAANAIREEEKSRLARELHDELAQSLTALKMDAIWVRDQADAWPAMVAAKLTDMVEMLDRTVAATRRMAADLRPLLLDDLGLAPAIEWLASSFMQRCGIPCRLSINGGLGLELPEPYATAVFRIVQESLNNIAKHAAASQVVVTLDQTLDTVKLVVQDDGCGFFSTAERKPQSLGLMGLRERAQLLGGCVAIRSTPGQGTCIEVSIPLDPMGACG; encoded by the coding sequence ATGAAGAATCGTTTTAATTTTGACGTGAAATCAAAAGCATTAACGAGAGTCGGGGGCCGGGCGGCATGTCGCCAGATTTGTGGCCTGCAGCCTTCAGCGCAAGCATTTGCGGTTGACGGGGCGGTGGGACTCACCGAAGCGGCACGGCTCTTGGAGGAGCGCCGCGCCTTCGCCGTGGCAGCCAACGCCATCCGTGAGGAAGAAAAATCCCGCCTGGCCCGTGAACTGCACGATGAGCTTGCACAGTCGCTGACGGCATTGAAGATGGATGCTATCTGGGTTCGCGACCAGGCAGACGCCTGGCCTGCAATGGTTGCTGCAAAGCTGACCGACATGGTGGAAATGCTTGACCGGACGGTTGCCGCGACACGCCGCATGGCCGCCGATTTGCGGCCGCTGCTGCTCGATGACCTGGGCTTGGCGCCGGCCATCGAATGGCTCGCAAGCAGCTTTATGCAGCGCTGCGGTATTCCCTGCAGGCTGTCGATCAACGGGGGACTGGGCTTGGAACTGCCGGAACCTTATGCGACTGCTGTGTTCCGGATCGTTCAGGAGTCACTGAATAATATTGCCAAACATGCCGCTGCCTCGCAAGTGGTGGTGACTTTGGACCAGACGCTGGATACGGTAAAACTGGTGGTGCAGGACGATGGTTGTGGATTCTTTTCCACTGCAGAACGCAAGCCGCAATCGTTGGGGCTCATGGGTTTGCGCGAGCGCGCGCAACTGCTCGGTGGATGTGTCGCTATCCGCAGCACACCCGGGCAGGGTACCTGCATTGAGGTCAGCATTCCCCTGGACCCCATGGGAGCCTGCGGATGA
- a CDS encoding response regulator: MIRIVIADDHAIVREGLKRIVTLAEDMTVVGEAANGTEVMQQVRESDFDVLVLDLSMPGRSGMELIKMVRCEKPRLRILVLSMHEELQYAVRSIKCGASGYLTKESAPMQLMQVLRKIAAGGAFISTGVAEQLALGSMLGSSAAAHEKLTDREFEVFRLIAIGMSVTDIAGRLNLSAKTISTHKANLMQKMNLQNQSELIRYAIKHGVTEPLEP; this comes from the coding sequence ATGATCAGGATCGTGATCGCGGACGACCATGCCATCGTCAGGGAAGGGCTCAAGCGCATTGTCACTTTGGCGGAGGACATGACGGTGGTGGGAGAAGCTGCAAACGGAACAGAAGTCATGCAGCAGGTGCGTGAATCAGATTTTGATGTTCTGGTGCTTGATCTGTCCATGCCAGGGCGCAGTGGCATGGAGTTGATCAAGATGGTGCGATGCGAAAAACCCAGGCTTCGCATCCTTGTGCTCAGCATGCATGAAGAACTCCAATACGCCGTTCGCTCGATCAAGTGCGGTGCCAGCGGCTACCTGACCAAGGAAAGCGCGCCGATGCAGCTGATGCAGGTGTTGCGCAAGATTGCTGCGGGGGGCGCTTTCATCAGCACTGGCGTTGCCGAACAGTTGGCTCTGGGCTCGATGCTGGGTTCAAGCGCCGCAGCGCACGAAAAACTGACGGACCGGGAATTCGAGGTCTTCCGTTTGATCGCCATAGGCATGTCCGTCACGGATATTGCAGGGCGGCTGAATCTTTCGGCCAAAACCATCAGCACCCACAAAGCCAACCTCATGCAGAAAATGAACCTGCAAAACCAGAGTGAACTGATTCGCTATGCCATCAAGCATGGCGTTACCGAACCTCTGGAGCCGTAA
- a CDS encoding response regulator, whose translation MACGIDEQHITEMDQKDISISVRVFIADDSSLIRERVASMLGASAMTIVGQAETPQDSIEGILAVYPDVVVLDVQLEGGSGLQVLRAIRHAAPDIAFVVFSNSSDPGYRKRYLGAGADGFLDKTHEFDQLAQAVFNASQHTDY comes from the coding sequence ATGGCGTGCGGTATTGATGAGCAGCACATTACAGAGATGGATCAAAAAGACATCTCTATCTCTGTAAGGGTTTTCATTGCAGATGACTCGTCCCTGATACGGGAGCGCGTCGCTTCAATGCTCGGCGCCAGCGCGATGACGATCGTCGGCCAGGCCGAAACGCCGCAGGACTCGATTGAGGGCATTCTTGCTGTGTATCCCGACGTCGTGGTGCTGGACGTTCAACTCGAAGGCGGGTCGGGTCTGCAGGTATTGCGGGCAATTCGCCACGCAGCACCAGACATCGCCTTTGTCGTCTTCAGCAATAGCTCGGATCCGGGTTATCGCAAACGCTATCTGGGTGCCGGGGCCGATGGTTTTCTTGACAAGACCCATGAGTTCGACCAACTCGCGCAAGCGGTGTTCAACGCCTCGCAGCATACCGATTATTGA
- a CDS encoding helix-turn-helix domain-containing protein, with protein sequence MSAVLEALTSPPEPRVRQQTVTSVPPINPLKMRCSSCHLGELCLPCGIAVSDVQRLDEFRFGRRKVKTGQTLYREGDRFQFFYAVRSGTFKSKLMLADGREQVNGFCMTGEIMGLDGVAYGTHASSAIALEDAEVCAIPYAQLTELAAGNAGLQQVFARIMSREILREHSLMTLLGSMNAEERLAAFLLNLSHRLKVRGYSATEFHLRMSRAEIGSYLGMTLETVSRTFSTFQQLRLLEVDKRHIRLVDVEGLTRAFKTGLN encoded by the coding sequence ATGTCTGCCGTTCTTGAAGCTTTAACCTCTCCCCCGGAACCTCGCGTTCGGCAGCAGACAGTCACCTCCGTACCACCGATCAATCCCCTCAAGATGCGCTGCTCCAGTTGCCATCTGGGGGAGTTGTGCCTGCCTTGCGGAATCGCCGTGAGCGATGTGCAGCGTCTGGACGAATTCAGGTTCGGCAGGCGCAAGGTCAAGACAGGGCAGACCCTTTACCGTGAAGGCGACCGTTTTCAGTTCTTCTATGCCGTGCGCAGCGGCACCTTCAAATCCAAGCTGATGCTGGCGGACGGCAGAGAGCAGGTCAACGGATTTTGCATGACCGGAGAAATCATGGGTCTGGACGGAGTGGCTTATGGAACCCATGCCAGCAGTGCCATTGCACTGGAGGATGCCGAGGTCTGTGCCATTCCCTATGCCCAGTTGACTGAACTGGCGGCAGGCAACGCCGGACTGCAACAGGTGTTTGCACGAATCATGAGCCGTGAGATTTTGCGCGAGCACAGCTTGATGACCCTGCTCGGAAGCATGAACGCCGAAGAACGGCTGGCCGCTTTTTTGCTCAATTTGTCGCACCGCCTCAAAGTACGCGGCTATTCGGCCACCGAATTTCACTTGCGGATGTCGCGTGCCGAGATCGGCAGCTACCTCGGTATGACGCTGGAAACCGTCAGCCGCACCTTTTCCACCTTTCAGCAGTTGCGTCTGCTTGAAGTGGACAAGCGCCACATTCGGCTTGTTGATGTCGAGGGTTTGACGCGAGCTTTCAAGACGGGCTTGAATTGA
- a CDS encoding NAD(P)H-dependent oxidoreductase, whose product MTLQRILLVQGHPDMSQPHLCHGLADAYALGAQHTGHLVRRTNVAELDFPLLRSQQAWEEGSLPAGLQQAQADIRWAEHIVLFFPLWLGDMPALLKGFLEQIARPGFAFEREGSNAAFTKKALTGRSARVVVTMGMPALLYRWYFRAHGIKSLERNILGFVGIKPVHETLIGMTASLNEADAGKWLKKLQRMGEQAQ is encoded by the coding sequence ATGACGCTTCAACGAATTCTCCTGGTTCAGGGGCATCCGGATATGTCCCAGCCCCACCTGTGCCATGGTTTGGCCGATGCCTATGCCCTTGGTGCGCAACATACCGGCCATCTGGTGCGCAGGACCAACGTGGCCGAACTTGATTTCCCCCTGCTGCGCAGCCAGCAGGCATGGGAAGAAGGTTCGCTGCCAGCAGGCTTGCAACAGGCCCAGGCAGACATCCGCTGGGCGGAACATATCGTTTTGTTCTTTCCACTCTGGCTGGGCGACATGCCAGCCCTGCTCAAGGGTTTTCTGGAGCAGATAGCACGGCCGGGCTTTGCCTTTGAACGCGAGGGCAGCAATGCGGCCTTCACGAAAAAAGCCCTGACAGGCCGATCAGCCCGGGTTGTCGTCACCATGGGCATGCCCGCCCTGCTCTACCGCTGGTATTTCCGGGCGCACGGCATCAAGTCGCTGGAGCGCAATATTCTTGGCTTCGTTGGGATCAAGCCGGTCCATGAGACGCTGATAGGCATGACTGCCAGCCTCAACGAGGCAGACGCCGGGAAATGGCTGAAGAAATTGCAGCGAATGGGCGAACAGGCCCAGTGA
- a CDS encoding phasin family protein encodes MSQKSSRPFSSQTQLEGTSPVLNFWSDLVREQYATAMGAACTWFRSRETLHQARQQATHQALMIHEAAAQKLCAANGPVDLPGIHSDLMNFYWENPIQYWQQVATTSMQTQMEMMAQMNHMFIGKTKDRMERALSNFPAALPESEEAFKGKTGNPTRQPISRIASGKAIPPMNGHLPAGHERPPAAAQALE; translated from the coding sequence GTGAGCCAAAAATCATCCCGTCCGTTTTCTTCTCAAACCCAGCTTGAGGGTACGTCGCCAGTTCTGAACTTCTGGTCAGACCTTGTCCGGGAACAATATGCGACAGCCATGGGAGCGGCCTGCACATGGTTTCGCAGCAGAGAAACCCTGCACCAGGCCCGGCAGCAAGCAACCCATCAGGCCCTGATGATTCACGAGGCGGCGGCACAAAAGCTGTGCGCTGCAAATGGCCCTGTCGATCTGCCAGGCATTCACTCAGACCTGATGAATTTTTATTGGGAAAACCCGATTCAATACTGGCAGCAAGTGGCCACAACGAGTATGCAGACGCAGATGGAAATGATGGCCCAGATGAACCACATGTTCATTGGCAAGACCAAGGACCGCATGGAACGGGCTTTAAGCAACTTTCCGGCAGCCTTGCCTGAAAGCGAGGAAGCTTTCAAGGGAAAAACCGGCAACCCCACCCGACAGCCCATCTCCCGTATCGCATCCGGTAAAGCCATACCCCCAATGAATGGCCACCTACCTGCGGGACATGAGCGCCCACCTGCGGCGGCACAAGCTCTTGAGTAG
- a CDS encoding feruloyl-CoA synthase, whose product MTPMKFRPLTFGVTRVTLRDGAPGVHYLQADQALEPYPERMTDRLRHWAQTVPGRSFVARRIKLADGSLGDWRHVSYGETWQTARNIAQGLIERGLSAERPVVILSENSIEHALLSLGCLIAGVPFVQTSPAYSLISTDYEKLRHVIRTVTPGMLFASDAARYGKALQAVASEDMEVVLLEGELAGRPSTSFAALAATAETPAVDAAMAATGPDTITKFLFTSGSTKLPKAVINTQRMWCANQQQMAQSMPVLTEAPPVLVDWLPWNHTFGGNHNVGMVLYHGGTLYIDDGKPTPALMHETLRNLREIAPTVYFNVPTGFEAIALAMKTDSQLRKTLLSQVRMFFYAGASLAQPVWDSLYESEELEIGERIVMATGLGMTESGPFGLYVTSPNVQAGDLGVPTPGMQVKLVDLQGKTEIRYRGPNITPGYWRAPQETAEAFDEEGFFCSGDAVKWIDETDIHKGLKFDGRIAEDFKLATGTFVSVGPLRARITAAGAPYIQDVVLTGINLKEVGAMVFPTPAVRRLSGLPAGTSMHDVLDSPPVLAHFQQVLNELAKTATGSANRIARLCLLADPPTIERGEVTDKGSINQRAVLTHRADTVNKLHADELHYILKPQA is encoded by the coding sequence ATGACCCCCATGAAATTCCGGCCCCTGACCTTTGGCGTGACCCGTGTCACGCTGCGCGACGGCGCGCCGGGCGTCCATTACCTGCAGGCCGACCAGGCGCTTGAGCCCTATCCTGAGCGCATGACGGACAGGCTCAGGCACTGGGCGCAGACCGTGCCCGGGCGCAGCTTCGTCGCCCGGCGCATCAAGCTGGCCGACGGCAGCCTGGGCGACTGGCGCCATGTGAGCTATGGGGAAACCTGGCAAACCGCGCGCAACATTGCCCAGGGACTGATCGAGCGCGGCCTGAGCGCCGAGCGCCCGGTGGTCATCCTGAGCGAAAACAGCATCGAGCATGCGCTGCTGTCGCTCGGCTGCCTGATCGCCGGCGTGCCCTTCGTGCAGACCTCACCCGCCTATTCGCTGATCAGCACCGATTACGAAAAACTCAGGCATGTCATCCGCACCGTGACACCCGGCATGCTGTTTGCCAGCGATGCGGCCCGCTATGGCAAGGCCCTGCAGGCCGTGGCCAGCGAGGACATGGAAGTGGTCCTGCTCGAAGGCGAACTGGCGGGCCGGCCCAGCACCTCTTTTGCAGCGCTGGCCGCCACCGCCGAAACCCCGGCGGTGGACGCTGCGATGGCCGCCACCGGCCCGGACACCATCACCAAATTCCTGTTCACCAGCGGCTCGACCAAGCTGCCCAAGGCGGTCATCAACACCCAGCGCATGTGGTGCGCCAACCAGCAGCAGATGGCCCAGTCGATGCCGGTGCTCACCGAGGCGCCGCCCGTGCTGGTGGACTGGCTGCCGTGGAACCACACCTTTGGCGGCAACCACAACGTCGGCATGGTGCTCTACCACGGCGGCACGCTCTACATCGACGACGGCAAGCCGACCCCGGCGCTGATGCACGAAACCCTGCGCAACCTGCGTGAAATCGCCCCCACGGTGTATTTCAACGTGCCCACGGGTTTCGAAGCGATTGCCCTGGCCATGAAAACCGACAGCCAACTGCGCAAGACCCTGCTGTCGCAGGTGAGGATGTTCTTTTATGCCGGCGCCTCGCTGGCCCAGCCGGTGTGGGACAGCCTGTACGAGAGCGAAGAGCTTGAGATCGGCGAGCGCATCGTGATGGCGACCGGCCTGGGCATGACCGAATCCGGCCCGTTCGGCCTGTATGTGACCAGCCCCAATGTCCAGGCCGGCGATCTCGGCGTGCCGACGCCAGGCATGCAGGTCAAGCTGGTCGATCTCCAGGGCAAGACCGAAATCCGCTACCGTGGCCCCAACATCACGCCGGGCTACTGGCGCGCGCCGCAGGAAACCGCCGAGGCCTTTGACGAGGAAGGCTTCTTTTGCTCGGGCGATGCGGTCAAGTGGATCGACGAGACCGACATCCACAAGGGCCTGAAGTTTGACGGCCGCATTGCCGAGGACTTCAAGCTCGCCACCGGCACGTTCGTGAGCGTCGGCCCGCTGCGCGCCAGGATCACCGCTGCCGGCGCGCCCTACATCCAGGACGTGGTGCTGACCGGCATCAACCTGAAGGAAGTGGGCGCCATGGTGTTCCCGACCCCGGCGGTGCGGCGCTTGAGCGGCCTGCCGGCCGGCACTTCCATGCACGACGTGCTCGACAGCCCGCCGGTGCTGGCCCACTTCCAGCAAGTGCTCAACGAGCTGGCCAAGACCGCCACCGGCAGCGCCAACCGCATCGCCCGCCTGTGCCTGCTGGCCGACCCGCCGACGATAGAGCGCGGCGAAGTCACCGACAAGGGCTCGATCAACCAGCGCGCCGTCCTGACCCACCGCGCCGACACCGTGAACAAGCTGCATGCCGACGAGCTCCACTACATCCTCAAACCCCAAGCCTGA
- a CDS encoding thiolase family protein: MAHTGFFNAFDDIWMLAGVRTPMVDYCGALGHISPTDLGIKVAREVLARAGVPGAHIGSVIAGNMAPGDFDQFFLPRHIGLYAGVPVDVPALMAQRICGTGFELFRQAGEQIQGGACEAALVVGTESMTRNPIAAFDHRTGFKLGAPVGFKDYMWEALKDPAAGINMIQTAENLAKKYGIQREEVDEFASSSFARAVAAQQSGFHAGEIVPIVTEKFELEGYKPRGIRLQGKTTEVALDTHARLSPADVLARLKPVYEGGVQTGGNSAALVDAAAAAVVSSGAYARAQGKTPLARVVASAVVGVPPEIMGIGPAPAIQLLLARTGLSLAQIGRFEINEAQGAQTLAVGRELGLDLSRLNVNGGAIALGHPLAATGVRLTITLAREMKRAGVRWGIASACIGGGQGIALLLENPEAA, translated from the coding sequence ATGGCACACACTGGTTTTTTCAACGCCTTCGATGACATCTGGATGCTGGCTGGCGTGCGCACGCCCATGGTCGATTACTGCGGCGCACTCGGCCACATCTCGCCCACCGACCTGGGCATCAAGGTGGCTAGAGAAGTGCTGGCGCGCGCTGGCGTGCCGGGCGCGCACATCGGCTCGGTGATTGCCGGCAACATGGCACCCGGCGATTTTGACCAGTTCTTTTTGCCGCGCCACATCGGCCTGTATGCCGGCGTGCCGGTGGACGTGCCGGCCCTGATGGCCCAGCGCATCTGCGGCACCGGCTTTGAGCTGTTTCGCCAGGCCGGCGAGCAGATCCAGGGCGGCGCCTGCGAGGCTGCGCTGGTCGTGGGCACCGAAAGCATGACGCGCAACCCGATTGCCGCATTCGACCACCGCACCGGCTTCAAGCTCGGCGCGCCCGTGGGTTTCAAGGACTACATGTGGGAGGCGCTCAAAGACCCGGCCGCCGGCATCAACATGATCCAGACGGCCGAGAACCTGGCGAAAAAATATGGCATCCAGCGCGAAGAGGTCGATGAATTCGCCTCCAGCTCGTTCGCCAGGGCCGTGGCGGCGCAGCAAAGCGGTTTCCATGCCGGCGAAATCGTGCCCATCGTCACCGAGAAATTCGAGCTGGAGGGCTACAAGCCGCGCGGCATCCGCCTGCAGGGAAAGACCACGGAAGTGGCGCTTGACACCCATGCCCGCCTCTCGCCGGCCGATGTGCTGGCCAGGCTCAAGCCGGTCTATGAAGGCGGCGTGCAGACCGGCGGCAACAGCGCTGCGCTGGTCGATGCGGCGGCGGCGGCCGTGGTGAGTTCGGGCGCCTACGCCAGGGCGCAGGGCAAAACGCCGTTGGCCCGCGTGGTCGCCTCGGCCGTGGTCGGCGTGCCGCCCGAGATCATGGGCATCGGCCCGGCGCCGGCCATTCAGCTGCTGCTGGCGCGCACCGGCTTGAGCTTGGCGCAGATCGGCCGCTTCGAGATCAACGAAGCGCAGGGCGCGCAGACGCTGGCCGTTGGCCGAGAACTGGGGCTGGATTTGAGCCGTCTGAACGTCAACGGCGGCGCGATTGCGCTCGGTCATCCGCTGGCTGCCACCGGCGTGCGCCTGACCATCACGCTGGCGCGTGAAATGAAACGCGCCGGCGTGCGCTGGGGCATTGCCTCGGCCTGCATCGGCGGTGGCCAGGGGATTGCGCTGCTGCTGGAGAACCCCGAGGCAGCCTGA